From Arcobacter sp. LA11, a single genomic window includes:
- a CDS encoding glutamine--tRNA ligase/YqeY domain fusion protein: MSESKDFLRSIVEEDLKSGKYEEVITRFPPEPNGFPHIGHAKSICINFGIASDYKGHCNLRMDDTNPTKEDTKYVEALKDAVQWLGFNWGENVYFTSDYFPKIYDYAIQLIKMGKAYVDSIDEEQMREFRGTVTEAGKRSEYASRSIEENLELFEKMKNGEFKDGEHVLRAKIDMSAANMKLRDPLLYRIRHAHHFRTEDEWSIYPMYDFAHCLSDYIEGVSHSICTLEFENNRDIYDWVLDTLGLEAPRPYQHEFARLGINYTVMSKRKLLELVDGNYVSGWDDPRMPTIAGYKRRGYTKESILNFCDQIGIAKANSMVDVAQLEFCIRDDLNTKVPRVLTVLDPLKVTIVNYEGTEEIDAPYYPHDVPKEGTREIPFSNELYIERDDFNENPPKGYFRLTPTQPVRLRHGFIITCKEVIKDENGKVVELKVEYHPDSKSGNDTSGIKVKSAIQWVSAKEAIKAEVRVYDRLYASEAPEGLEDLNPNSLTIIKDALIEPAIVTEKIDERFQFERQGYFYADPVDYTDEKPVFNKIVGLKDSWAKKTSDKPVEKVEQKKQAKNEQIVGTEVSMNSEQQILFDKYTNELGLNAEVGNILARDEKLSSFYKEGLSELNSPINLANIIVTEVARELKESNELKFDAKQIAQLVKMIDDEIISSKIAKQVFEDMAKTGENPAQIVENKGLIQISDPSIILPIIDEIMEKNPDNVSKFKEGNTKLLGFFVGQVLKSTQGKANPKVVNQLVAQKLK; this comes from the coding sequence ATGAGTGAGAGTAAAGATTTTTTACGGTCTATAGTAGAAGAGGACTTAAAGTCAGGGAAATATGAAGAGGTTATTACTAGATTTCCTCCAGAGCCAAATGGTTTCCCACATATTGGACATGCTAAATCTATCTGTATAAATTTTGGTATTGCTAGTGACTATAAAGGTCATTGTAACCTTAGAATGGATGATACAAATCCAACTAAAGAAGATACAAAATACGTTGAGGCTCTAAAAGATGCTGTACAATGGCTTGGATTCAACTGGGGAGAAAATGTATATTTTACTTCTGATTACTTTCCAAAGATATATGATTACGCTATACAACTTATCAAAATGGGTAAAGCATATGTAGATAGTATCGATGAAGAGCAAATGAGAGAATTCCGTGGAACTGTTACAGAAGCAGGAAAACGAAGTGAATATGCTTCTCGTTCAATAGAAGAAAACCTTGAGCTTTTTGAAAAAATGAAAAATGGTGAATTTAAAGATGGAGAGCATGTATTAAGAGCTAAAATTGATATGAGCGCTGCTAATATGAAACTAAGAGATCCGCTATTATATAGAATCCGACATGCCCATCACTTTAGAACAGAAGATGAGTGGTCTATTTATCCTATGTATGATTTTGCTCATTGTTTATCTGATTATATTGAAGGCGTATCTCACTCTATTTGTACCTTAGAATTTGAAAACAATAGAGATATTTATGATTGGGTTTTAGATACCTTAGGATTAGAAGCTCCAAGACCTTACCAACACGAATTTGCAAGACTTGGTATCAATTATACAGTTATGAGTAAAAGAAAACTACTTGAACTTGTAGATGGGAACTATGTAAGTGGTTGGGATGACCCAAGAATGCCTACAATTGCTGGATATAAAAGAAGAGGATATACAAAAGAATCTATTCTAAACTTCTGTGACCAAATAGGTATTGCAAAAGCAAACTCTATGGTAGATGTAGCACAACTAGAGTTTTGTATCAGAGATGATTTGAATACTAAAGTACCAAGAGTATTAACTGTACTTGACCCACTAAAAGTTACAATTGTAAACTATGAAGGCACAGAAGAGATTGATGCTCCATATTATCCTCATGATGTTCCAAAAGAAGGAACAAGAGAGATACCTTTCTCAAATGAATTATATATAGAAAGAGATGATTTTAATGAAAATCCTCCAAAAGGATACTTTAGACTTACCCCTACTCAACCAGTACGTCTAAGACATGGATTTATCATTACTTGCAAAGAAGTTATCAAAGATGAAAATGGAAAAGTAGTTGAACTAAAAGTAGAATATCATCCAGATTCAAAAAGTGGTAATGATACTAGTGGTATCAAAGTAAAAAGTGCAATCCAATGGGTAAGTGCAAAAGAGGCTATCAAAGCAGAAGTAAGAGTATATGATAGATTATATGCTAGTGAAGCTCCAGAAGGATTAGAAGACTTAAACCCTAACTCTCTTACAATTATCAAAGATGCTTTAATAGAACCTGCAATTGTTACTGAAAAGATAGATGAAAGATTCCAATTTGAAAGACAAGGTTACTTCTATGCTGACCCAGTTGATTATACAGATGAAAAACCAGTATTTAATAAAATCGTAGGATTAAAAGACTCTTGGGCTAAAAAAACATCTGATAAACCAGTTGAAAAAGTAGAACAAAAGAAACAAGCTAAAAATGAACAAATAGTTGGAACTGAAGTATCTATGAATAGTGAACAACAAATACTATTTGATAAATATACAAACGAACTAGGACTAAATGCAGAAGTAGGAAATATTTTAGCAAGAGATGAAAAGCTCTCATCATTTTACAAAGAGGGATTATCTGAACTTAACAGTCCTATTAACTTAGCAAATATTATAGTAACAGAAGTAGCTAGAGAACTAAAAGAATCAAATGAATTAAAATTTGATGCTAAACAAATAGCCCAACTTGTTAAAATGATAGATGATGAAATTATTTCAAGTAAAATTGCAAAACAAGTATTTGAAGATATGGCAAAAACAGGAGAAAATCCAGCACAAATAGTTGAAAACAAAGGACTTATACAAATAAGCGATCCATCTATAATTTTACCAATTATAGATGAAATCATGGAGAAAAACCCAGACAATGTATCTAAGTTTAAAGAAGGCAATACAAAACTATTAGGCTTTTTTGTAGGACAAGTCCTTAAATCTACACAAGGAAAAGCAAATCCAAAAGTTGTAAATCAACTTGTAGCACAAAAATTGAAATAA
- a CDS encoding response regulator transcription factor produces MKKVLLVEDDLVLQKLINEYLEEYNYLCSAFSNPTDALESFKENPDDFTIAILDLGLPNMDGFDLFKKLKEIKDIPIIISTARDDIGNKIYGFELGTDDYLSKPYEPRELVLRIEATLKKYNKSDSLKIHELSIDINESRVFLSGIEIEFTKIEKEIFLLFINNLNKIISREDIVNQTSLKDDTKNRTVDMHVSNIRYKIDDDSKEPRYIKAIWGIGYKFFYDN; encoded by the coding sequence ATGAAGAAAGTGTTACTTGTTGAAGATGACTTAGTTCTACAAAAATTGATAAATGAGTATTTGGAAGAATACAATTATCTCTGTAGTGCTTTTTCAAATCCAACAGATGCTTTAGAGTCTTTTAAAGAAAACCCAGATGATTTCACTATAGCTATACTCGATCTTGGCTTACCAAATATGGATGGTTTTGATTTATTTAAGAAACTAAAAGAGATAAAAGATATACCTATTATTATTTCAACTGCAAGGGATGATATTGGGAATAAAATATATGGTTTTGAGCTTGGTACTGATGATTATCTTTCAAAACCTTATGAACCTAGAGAATTAGTTCTTAGAATAGAAGCTACTTTAAAAAAGTATAATAAGTCTGATTCCCTTAAAATACATGAATTAAGTATTGATATAAATGAATCAAGGGTTTTTTTAAGTGGTATTGAAATAGAGTTTACTAAAATTGAAAAAGAGATTTTTTTACTATTTATAAATAATTTAAATAAAATCATATCAAGAGAAGATATAGTAAATCAAACTTCACTTAAAGATGATACAAAAAACAGAACAGTTGATATGCATGTAAGTAATATTAGATATAAGATTGATGATGATTCAAAAGAACCTAGATACATAAAAGCTATTTGGGGTATTGGCTATAAGTTTTTTTATGACAATTAG
- a CDS encoding ATP-binding protein: MTIRKRLFISFSLILLIVAFIIGVFFYTIYNLNSINSQQNHRYDQLIRVEKLKEFNNSYSWIVFNIITDFDKIEIVNERIKKADKLFENLSKQKNEIIDNSESEKEKKNLILIFRDFEIMQKLIKEKLYNLVLNKSGDFTVFNVSFEQINVDTQKLLEEEIKYLQDKLNQTQNKREDFLDTIKLELVVLFIVLFLLSFVISSKIITEIKEKLHRLNQGVLQLFKNDEETIKVNIGENNELREITKNLNSYLEKQSDIIHSREELLRNISHELKTPIAKGKFMVQKIEKKDNSQIIKDINTIFYDIEKLTNKLLEREKLNFAVLKMKKFKSSSLILESLSKLSIEDESKVTVNIKDDFNIDGDFYYLTIVLKNLIDNAMKYAKEFPIVIESKNDQVYIKNIADELSNDLIYYIQPFTREPNQQQGHGLGLNIVSKILELHKFDLKYKYKNSYNIFIVSFK; the protein is encoded by the coding sequence ATGACAATTAGAAAACGACTCTTTATATCATTCTCTTTAATCCTATTGATTGTTGCATTTATCATAGGAGTATTTTTTTATACTATTTATAACCTAAATAGTATTAACTCTCAACAAAATCATAGGTATGATCAACTAATAAGAGTGGAAAAGCTAAAAGAGTTTAATAACTCTTATTCTTGGATAGTTTTTAATATTATAACTGATTTTGACAAGATAGAGATAGTAAATGAAAGAATTAAAAAAGCAGATAAACTTTTTGAAAATTTAAGTAAACAGAAAAACGAAATTATAGATAATTCAGAATCAGAAAAAGAAAAAAAGAATCTAATTTTGATTTTTAGAGACTTTGAGATTATGCAAAAACTTATAAAAGAAAAATTATATAATCTAGTACTTAATAAAAGTGGTGACTTTACGGTATTTAATGTAAGTTTTGAACAAATAAATGTAGATACTCAAAAACTACTTGAAGAAGAGATAAAATATTTACAAGATAAACTAAATCAAACTCAAAATAAAAGAGAAGATTTCTTAGATACTATAAAACTTGAGTTAGTTGTTTTATTTATTGTCTTATTTTTACTTAGTTTTGTAATCTCTTCAAAAATTATAACTGAGATAAAAGAGAAACTTCATAGGCTTAACCAAGGTGTTTTACAACTATTTAAAAATGATGAAGAAACTATTAAAGTTAATATTGGGGAGAACAATGAGCTTAGGGAAATAACCAAAAATCTAAACTCATATTTGGAAAAGCAATCAGATATTATACACTCAAGAGAAGAACTTTTGCGAAATATTAGCCACGAATTAAAAACTCCTATTGCAAAAGGAAAATTTATGGTTCAAAAAATTGAAAAAAAAGATAATAGCCAAATAATAAAAGATATAAATACAATTTTTTATGATATTGAAAAACTTACAAATAAACTTCTTGAAAGAGAGAAATTAAACTTCGCAGTTTTAAAAATGAAAAAATTTAAATCTAGTAGTTTGATATTAGAATCTTTATCAAAACTTTCTATTGAAGATGAATCCAAAGTTACTGTAAATATAAAAGATGATTTTAATATAGATGGAGATTTTTACTACTTAACGATTGTACTTAAGAACTTGATTGACAATGCTATGAAATATGCTAAAGAATTTCCTATTGTAATAGAGAGTAAAAATGATCAGGTTTATATAAAAAATATTGCAGATGAACTTTCAAATGATTTGATATATTATATTCAACCCTTTACAAGAGAACCAAATCAGCAGCAAGGACATGGATTAGGACTAAATATTGTAAGTAAAATTTTAGAACTTCATAAATTTGATTTGAAATATAAATATAAAAATTCATATAATATATTTATAGTATCATTTAAATAA
- a CDS encoding Na+/H+ antiporter NhaA, which produces MFGVLFLGGICFTMSIFVADLAFLTFSELIFQAKVGILCASLFAGLFGFFWLKYVAKKLD; this is translated from the coding sequence ATATTTGGTGTATTATTTTTAGGTGGTATTTGTTTTACTATGTCTATTTTTGTAGCTGATTTAGCATTTTTGACATTTTCTGAGCTTATTTTTCAAGCAAAGGTTGGTATACTTTGTGCTTCTTTATTTGCTGGATTATTTGGATTTTTTTGGTTAAAATATGTTGCAAAGAAGCTAGACTAA